Within Raineyella sp. W15-4, the genomic segment AACACCTACCGGACGCTGGAGTCGATGGTGCTGGTGCTGCCCTCCGGCACCGTCCTCGACACCGGGGCCCCGGACGCCGACGCGAAGCTACGCCAGCTCGAACCCGCCCTGTACGCCGGTCTCGACGGCCTGCGCGACCGGGTCCGGGTCCGGCAGGACTCGGTCGACACCATCCGTCAGCAGTTCTCCATGAAGAACACCATGGGCTACGGGCTGAACTCCTTCCTCGACCACGACCGGCCGGTCGACATCCTCACCCACCTGATGATCGGCTCGGAGGGGACGCTCGGCTTCGTCGCCGAGGCGACCCTGCGCACCATCGAGGTGCTGCCGGAGATCACCACCGGGCTGATGGTCTTCGAGACCATCGACGACGCGATGAGCGCGCTGCCCGACCTGGTGGCGACAGGCTTCGCCACCGTCGAGCTGATGGACTCGGTGAGCCTGCGGGTCGCCCAGACGCTGTCCGGCAGCCCCCGCGCCATCACCGACCTGCAGGTCCGGGACCATTCCGCACTGCTGGTGGAGTTCCACGGGCACACCCCGCAGGAGCTGGCCGACAAGATCGCCACCGCCCGCCCGGTGACCGATCCGCTGCCGCTGGCGGTGCCGTTCGGGATGGCGCAGGACGCGCGCCGGGCCGCCGAGCTGTGGACCGTCCGCAAGGGCCTCTACGCCGCCGTCGCCGGCAACCGGCCCAGCGGCACCACCGCCCTGCTCGAGGACGTGGTGGTGCCGGTCGGCGCACTGGGCCGGACCTGCTCCGAGCTCGCCGAGCTGTTCGTCCGGCACGGCTACCAGGACTCGGTGATCTTCGGCCACGCCAAGGACGGCAACATCCACTTCATGCTCAACGAGCAGTTCGCCGGCGGCACGCACACCGCGCGCTACGAGGCGTTCACCGAGGACATGGTCGACGTCGTCCTCGGCCATCACGGCTCACTGAAGGCCGAGCACGGCACCGGCCGGATCATGGCCCCCTTCGTCGCCCGCCAGTACGGCCAGGAACTGTACGAGGTGATGGTCGCGGTCAAGCAGCTGTGCGATCCCGACGCAGTGCTCAACCCCGGCGTGGTGCTGGCGGAGAGCCCGCGCTCGTACGTCCAGGACCTCAAGCAGTCCCCCACCGTCGAGGAGGAGGTCGACCGCTGCGTCGAGTGCGGCTACTGCGAGCCGATCTGCCCCAGCCGCGACCTCACCCTGACCCCGCGCAAGCGGATCGCCCTGCGTCGCGAGATCACCGCCGCCGGGCAGGCCGGGAACTCCGGGCTGGCCGACGAGCTGGCGAAGACCTACCGCTACCAGGGCATCGAGACCTGCGCGGTCGACGGGCTGTGCTCGGTGAACTGCCCGCTGGACATCAACACCGGGGATCTGGTCCGGCGGCTGCGCGCCGAGGGCCACGGCAACACCTCCCAGGCCGCCTGGAACGCCCTGGCCCGCAACTGGGCCGGTCTCACCGCCGCCGGCGGAGTGGCGATGAACATCGCCGCGGCCGTCCCACCGCTGGCCACCGCGGCGACCGATGTCGGCCGCGCCGTGGTCGGCACCGACAACCTGCAGCGCTGGACCAAGGACCTGCCCCGCGGCGGGAAGCGACGGGCACCGCGCCGCTCCGACGGGCCGGCCGCGGTCTGGTTCCCGGCCTGCATCCACAATCTCTTCGGCGCCGCCGAGGGCGGTCCGGGCGTCGGCCCGGCGATCGACGCCCTGCTGGCCCGGACCGGCACCACCGTCGACATCCCGGAGGGGATCAACGGGCTGTGCTGCGGCACCCCGTGGTCGTCGAAGGGCTTCACCCGAGGCCACAACACGATGCGGGAGAAGGCGCTGCCGATCCTGTGGGCGGCCACCGACCACGGCCGGCTGCCGGTGGTCGTCGACGGCGCCTCCTGCACCGAGGGCGTGCTGAAGTTCCAGCACAAGGACCCCGACCCGACGTACGACGGACTGACGATCATCGACGCCGTCGAGTTCGTCGCCGACACACTTCTCGACAACCTGGTGGTGACCCGTCCGTACGACACCGTGGTGCTGCACAACACCTGCTCGATGACCCACCTCGGCCTCAACGCTGCGGCCCGGGCGATCGCCGAGAAGATCGCCTCCGCGGTGATCGTGCCGGTGGCGACCGGCTGCTGCGCCTTCGCCGGCGACCGCGGGATGCTCCACCCCGAGCTGACCGCCTCGGCGACGAGCGGTGAGGCCGCCGAGGTGGCGGCCCGGGCGGACGGGGCCGGACGGACGGCGTACGCCTCGGCCAACCGCACCTGTGAGGTGGGGATGACCCGGGCGACCGGACAGACCTACCACCACATCCTGGAACTGCTCGACCTGGCGACCCGTCCCTGAGGCCCGAGGACGAGCCGTCCCTGAAGACCCGGTCGGGCGGCGCTCAGCGGCGCCGCTCGGCCCGGACCAGGGTGACCAGGGTGCCGAGCAGCATCAGCGCCGCGAAGGTGCCGTACGCCACCACGTAGCCCAGGTCGATGCCCGACCGCCCGGCACCCAGCGCGGCGGCGTCCCCGGAGAGGAAGGTCCGGGCCACCTCACCGGGGACGAAGGCGACCACCAGGGCCATCCCCAGGGCGAGGCCGATGCCGGTGCCGAA encodes:
- a CDS encoding FAD-binding and (Fe-S)-binding domain-containing protein → MTTTATAHNHPTLLGSAGMYSDSEFDRRALAHDASHYLVVPRIVATPRSADDIGALFRTARAGGLPLTFRSGGTSLSGQAQGRGILADTRANFRGIEVLDDGSRVRVQPGATVRAVNLALRPYGRKIGPDPASEIACTIGGVVANNSSGMACGTEFNTYRTLESMVLVLPSGTVLDTGAPDADAKLRQLEPALYAGLDGLRDRVRVRQDSVDTIRQQFSMKNTMGYGLNSFLDHDRPVDILTHLMIGSEGTLGFVAEATLRTIEVLPEITTGLMVFETIDDAMSALPDLVATGFATVELMDSVSLRVAQTLSGSPRAITDLQVRDHSALLVEFHGHTPQELADKIATARPVTDPLPLAVPFGMAQDARRAAELWTVRKGLYAAVAGNRPSGTTALLEDVVVPVGALGRTCSELAELFVRHGYQDSVIFGHAKDGNIHFMLNEQFAGGTHTARYEAFTEDMVDVVLGHHGSLKAEHGTGRIMAPFVARQYGQELYEVMVAVKQLCDPDAVLNPGVVLAESPRSYVQDLKQSPTVEEEVDRCVECGYCEPICPSRDLTLTPRKRIALRREITAAGQAGNSGLADELAKTYRYQGIETCAVDGLCSVNCPLDINTGDLVRRLRAEGHGNTSQAAWNALARNWAGLTAAGGVAMNIAAAVPPLATAATDVGRAVVGTDNLQRWTKDLPRGGKRRAPRRSDGPAAVWFPACIHNLFGAAEGGPGVGPAIDALLARTGTTVDIPEGINGLCCGTPWSSKGFTRGHNTMREKALPILWAATDHGRLPVVVDGASCTEGVLKFQHKDPDPTYDGLTIIDAVEFVADTLLDNLVVTRPYDTVVLHNTCSMTHLGLNAAARAIAEKIASAVIVPVATGCCAFAGDRGMLHPELTASATSGEAAEVAARADGAGRTAYASANRTCEVGMTRATGQTYHHILELLDLATRP